In the Trueperaceae bacterium genome, one interval contains:
- a CDS encoding D-mannonate oxidoreductase (Converts D-mannonate to D-mannuronate), whose product MRGEPDVISFQLEGKTAIVTGGSGALGGAMARGLAAAGARVVIISRRPEAASQVVEAIRLEGGAAMAVIADVTDRKQLKGAIGQVLKAWNRIDILINAAGGNLPEATVFDEVTLFNLSDDAFRSVVELNLTGTLLPIQVFGEVIASEGYGSIVNISSMAAQKPLTRVLGYSAAKGAVDNLTRWLAVHMAQTYGQGVRVNAIAPGFFVGEQNRGLLLNPDGSLTERGTQIVKQTPMGRFGEPEELIGTAVWLASDASRFVTGVVVPVDGGFSAFGGI is encoded by the coding sequence TTGAGAGGGGAGCCTGATGTGATTTCGTTCCAGCTGGAAGGAAAGACCGCAATAGTGACCGGCGGAAGTGGTGCGTTAGGAGGAGCGATGGCTCGAGGTCTAGCCGCCGCCGGAGCAAGGGTAGTGATTATTAGTCGGCGTCCTGAGGCAGCAAGCCAGGTAGTTGAAGCAATTCGGTTGGAAGGCGGTGCAGCTATGGCCGTTATTGCAGATGTAACTGACAGGAAACAACTAAAGGGAGCTATTGGACAGGTTTTGAAAGCTTGGAACCGTATAGACATCCTAATAAACGCCGCTGGCGGGAATTTACCCGAAGCCACTGTCTTCGATGAAGTCACGCTTTTCAACCTTTCTGATGACGCTTTCCGTTCAGTGGTCGAACTCAATCTCACGGGAACCCTTCTCCCCATCCAGGTGTTTGGCGAAGTTATTGCGTCTGAAGGATATGGGAGCATTGTCAATATTTCTTCAATGGCTGCTCAGAAACCACTTACTCGCGTTCTTGGTTATAGTGCGGCTAAGGGAGCTGTTGATAACCTCACCCGCTGGCTTGCAGTACACATGGCGCAAACTTATGGGCAAGGGGTGCGCGTCAACGCTATTGCCCCAGGATTTTTCGTAGGCGAACAAAACCGGGGATTGCTCCTAAACCCAGACGGTAGTCTTACTGAGAGAGGTACGCAGATAGTCAAGCAAACCCCAATGGGGCGGTTTGGAGAACCTGAAGAGTTGATTGGTACAGCAGTTTGGTTAGCCTCAGATGCTAGTCGTTTTGTGACTGGAGTTGTTGTACCTGTAGATGGAGGGTTCTCCGCGTTCGGAGGCATATGA
- a CDS encoding gluconate kinase has protein sequence MGVSGSGKTVVGGLLAERLDWLFLDADDYHPATNISKMSSGKALSDEDRNPWLFNLRELVQQRLAEGQSSVLACSALKKSYREILLANDNRIHLVYLAGDFDLIYSRMQSREGHYMKEGMLRSQFATLEPPKDAIEVLITSGPECIVDTIIGALIQHKGI, from the coding sequence ATGGGCGTATCGGGCTCCGGGAAGACTGTTGTTGGTGGTCTACTAGCTGAACGTTTAGATTGGCTTTTCCTTGATGCAGATGACTACCATCCGGCAACTAATATCAGCAAGATGTCTTCAGGTAAAGCTCTGAGCGACGAAGATAGAAACCCTTGGTTGTTCAATTTGCGCGAACTCGTACAACAACGGTTAGCTGAAGGCCAATCCTCTGTATTGGCCTGTTCTGCCCTAAAAAAGAGTTATCGAGAAATACTACTTGCGAACGATAACCGTATTCATTTAGTTTATTTAGCGGGTGACTTTGATTTGATCTATTCTCGAATGCAGTCCCGTGAGGGTCATTACATGAAAGAGGGCATGTTGCGGAGTCAATTTGCTACTCTTGAACCCCCTAAAGATGCAATAGAAGTATTAATTACCAGCGGCCCGGAGTGCATAGTAGACACGATTATTGGTGCTTTAATCCAACACAAAGGTATATAA